Proteins from a genomic interval of Pseudomonas sp. RC10:
- the hfq gene encoding RNA chaperone Hfq — MSKGHSLQDPYLNTLRKEKVGVSIYLVNGIKLQGTIESFDQFVILLKNTVSQMVYKHAISTVVPVRPIRLPSATESEQGDAEPGNA; from the coding sequence ATGTCAAAAGGGCATTCGCTACAAGACCCTTACCTGAACACTTTGCGTAAAGAAAAGGTTGGGGTTTCGATCTATCTGGTCAACGGTATCAAGCTGCAAGGCACCATCGAGTCCTTCGACCAGTTCGTTATTTTGCTGAAGAACACTGTCAGCCAAATGGTTTACAAGCACGCCATCTCTACCGTCGTTCCAGTTCGTCCAATTCGTCTGCCTAGCGCTACCGAATCCGAACAGGGTGATGCTGAGCCAGGTAACGCCTGA
- the hflX gene encoding ribosome rescue GTPase HflX, giving the protein MFFERHGGGERAILVHLDGQDPEAREDPQEFRELALSAGADIVAFINVPRHRPTAKYLVGSGKVEELRDLVHAEKTDIVIFNHVLTPSQERNLERVFECRVLDRTGLILDIFAQRARTHEGKLQVELAQLEHMSTRLVRGWTHLERQGGGIGLRGPGETQLETDRRLLRVRLRQIKSRLEKVRSQRDQARRGRSRADIPTVSIVGYTNAGKSTLFNAVTHSDVYAADQLFATLDPTLRRLEIDDLGPIVLADTVGFIRHLPHKLVEAFRATLEESSNSDLLLHVIDAHEPDRLEQIEQVMAVLGEIGAQDLPILEVYNKLDLLEGVEPQIQRDPDGKPQRVWVSARDGRGLDLIKQAVAELLGSDLFVGTLCLSQRFARLRAQFFQLGAVQSEEHDEEGQSLLAVRLPRIEFNRLVSREGLQPLEFIEQHTLQ; this is encoded by the coding sequence TTGTTCTTTGAGCGCCACGGTGGTGGTGAGCGGGCAATCCTCGTTCATTTGGATGGCCAGGACCCTGAGGCGCGCGAAGATCCGCAGGAGTTCCGGGAGTTGGCCCTTTCGGCGGGTGCCGATATCGTTGCGTTCATCAACGTGCCACGGCATCGGCCCACGGCCAAATATCTGGTAGGCAGCGGCAAGGTCGAGGAGTTACGCGACCTGGTCCACGCCGAAAAAACAGATATCGTCATTTTTAATCATGTCCTTACACCCAGTCAGGAACGTAACCTCGAACGCGTTTTCGAGTGTCGCGTGCTTGACCGTACGGGTTTGATTCTCGACATCTTCGCCCAGCGCGCACGAACCCATGAAGGTAAGTTGCAGGTCGAGTTGGCGCAGCTTGAACACATGAGTACGCGCCTGGTCCGTGGGTGGACTCACCTTGAGCGTCAGGGCGGTGGTATCGGTCTGCGCGGCCCGGGTGAAACCCAGCTGGAGACGGACCGTCGTCTGCTGCGGGTGCGTCTGCGTCAAATCAAGAGCCGTCTGGAAAAGGTACGCAGTCAGCGTGATCAGGCCCGTCGCGGCCGTTCCCGTGCCGACATTCCGACCGTTTCCATCGTGGGCTACACCAACGCCGGTAAATCGACGTTGTTCAATGCAGTGACCCATTCCGACGTCTACGCTGCTGATCAGTTATTCGCCACACTTGACCCAACCCTGCGCCGTCTGGAAATCGACGATTTGGGGCCGATCGTGCTTGCCGATACGGTGGGGTTCATTCGTCACCTGCCACACAAGCTGGTTGAGGCTTTCAGGGCGACGCTCGAAGAGTCGAGCAACTCGGACCTTCTGCTGCATGTGATCGATGCGCATGAGCCGGATCGCCTGGAGCAGATCGAACAGGTCATGGCGGTGCTGGGCGAGATCGGTGCTCAAGACTTGCCGATACTGGAGGTCTATAACAAACTCGATTTGCTTGAGGGTGTCGAGCCTCAGATCCAGCGCGATCCCGACGGCAAGCCTCAGCGTGTCTGGGTCTCTGCTCGTGACGGTCGCGGTCTGGACTTGATCAAACAGGCCGTGGCCGAGCTCTTGGGAAGCGACCTGTTCGTTGGCACGCTGTGTTTGTCGCAACGCTTCGCCCGGCTTCGTGCCCAGTTCTTCCAACTCGGCGCGGTGCAGAGTGAAGAGCACGACGAAGAAGGTCAAAGCCTGTTAGCGGTACGTTTACCCCGAATTGAATTCAATCGCCTGGTGAGTCGCGAAGGACTGCAGCCGCTGGAATTCATCGAGCAACACACTTTGCAATAA
- the hflC gene encoding protease modulator HflC produces MSNKSLVALIVCVVLAVVAWNSFYIVAQTERAVLLQFGRVVQADVPPGLHVKVPYVNQVRKFDGRLLTLDAPTQRFLTLEKKAVMVDAYAKWRVKDAERFYTATSGLKQIADERLSRRLESGLRDQFGKRTLHEAVSGERDALMADITASLNRMAEKELGIEVIDVRVKAIDLPKEVNRSVFERMSTEREREAREHRAKGNELAEGIRADADRQRRVLLAEAYRESEEARGDGDAQAAAIYSKAYGQDQEFYAFYRSLRAYRESFANKSDVMVLDPGSEFFRYLEKAKP; encoded by the coding sequence ATGAGCAATAAATCTCTGGTCGCCCTGATTGTCTGTGTCGTGCTGGCGGTTGTCGCCTGGAACAGCTTCTACATCGTCGCTCAGACCGAGCGTGCTGTGTTGCTGCAATTCGGTCGTGTGGTTCAGGCGGATGTTCCGCCGGGCCTGCACGTGAAGGTTCCCTATGTGAACCAGGTGCGCAAGTTCGACGGCCGTCTGTTGACGCTGGATGCGCCGACTCAGCGCTTCCTGACGCTGGAAAAGAAAGCCGTGATGGTCGATGCCTACGCCAAGTGGCGCGTGAAGGACGCTGAGCGTTTCTACACCGCGACATCGGGCTTGAAGCAGATCGCCGACGAGCGTCTGTCCCGTCGTCTGGAGTCGGGTCTGCGTGATCAGTTCGGCAAGCGCACCCTGCACGAAGCTGTGTCGGGCGAGCGTGACGCGCTGATGGCTGACATCACCGCTTCGCTGAACAGGATGGCCGAAAAAGAACTGGGCATCGAAGTCATCGACGTCCGGGTCAAGGCCATCGACTTGCCGAAGGAAGTGAACCGCAGCGTATTCGAGCGGATGAGCACCGAACGTGAGCGTGAAGCTCGCGAGCACCGCGCCAAGGGTAACGAGTTGGCTGAAGGCATTCGTGCTGACGCCGATCGTCAACGCCGCGTGTTGCTGGCCGAAGCCTATCGTGAGTCTGAAGAGGCACGCGGTGATGGCGATGCACAAGCCGCTGCCATCTACTCCAAGGCCTACGGGCAGGATCAGGAGTTCTATGCGTTCTACCGTAGCCTGCGTGCCTACCGTGAAAGCTTCGCCAACAAAAGCGACGTGATGGTGCTTGATCCGGGCAGCGAATTCTTTCGCTATCTGGAGAAAGCCAAACCGTAA
- a CDS encoding ATP phosphoribosyltransferase regulatory subunit, which produces MATVDRWLLPDGIEEVLPPEAARIEVARRQVLDLFQSWGYEFVVTPHIEYLESLLTGAGQDLDLRTFKVVDPQSGRQMGFRADITPQVARIDAHTLRREGPSRLCYAGSVLHAQPRALSSSRSPIQLGAELYGDASPSSDVEVISLMLAMLKLADVPDVHMDLGHVGIYRGLARAAGLSGEVEQQLFDALQRKAIDEVITLTENLPTDLAAMLRALVDLCGGRDVLAAARERLAKAPAPVIEALDDLVEIAERLSARFPDLPLYFDLGELRGYHYHTGVVFAVFVPGVGQSIAQGGRYDDIGADFGRARPATGFSTDLKTLVTLGQAPIELPSGGIWMPDSTDAALWQTVCQLRSEGQRVVQALPGQSVAAAKEADCDRQLIQHGEHWQVLPLAS; this is translated from the coding sequence ATGGCAACGGTTGACCGCTGGCTGCTGCCGGATGGCATCGAAGAAGTACTGCCGCCGGAAGCTGCGCGCATAGAAGTGGCGCGTCGTCAGGTGTTGGATCTGTTTCAGAGCTGGGGCTATGAGTTCGTCGTTACCCCGCACATCGAATACCTTGAATCACTGCTCACAGGTGCTGGCCAGGATCTGGATCTGCGCACCTTTAAAGTGGTCGATCCGCAGTCGGGTCGGCAAATGGGCTTCCGGGCGGACATCACGCCTCAGGTCGCCCGCATCGACGCGCATACCCTGCGCCGCGAAGGCCCGAGCCGTCTGTGCTACGCCGGTAGCGTGCTGCATGCCCAGCCCCGCGCCCTGTCGTCCTCGCGCAGCCCGATTCAACTGGGCGCCGAGTTGTACGGCGATGCCAGTCCGAGCAGCGACGTCGAAGTGATCAGCCTGATGCTGGCTATGCTTAAGCTCGCGGATGTGCCTGACGTCCACATGGACTTGGGCCATGTTGGCATTTATCGCGGTCTGGCCCGTGCGGCAGGGTTGTCGGGTGAAGTCGAGCAACAGCTTTTTGATGCTTTGCAGCGCAAAGCCATCGACGAAGTCATCACGCTGACCGAGAACCTGCCAACTGATCTGGCCGCCATGTTGCGGGCCCTGGTGGATCTGTGCGGTGGCCGCGATGTGCTGGCTGCTGCCCGCGAGCGTCTGGCCAAGGCACCTGCGCCGGTCATCGAGGCGTTGGACGACCTCGTGGAAATCGCCGAACGTCTGTCGGCTCGTTTCCCTGATTTGCCGTTGTACTTCGACCTCGGCGAGCTTCGCGGCTATCACTACCATACGGGTGTGGTGTTTGCGGTGTTCGTGCCGGGTGTCGGCCAGTCGATCGCCCAAGGCGGTCGTTACGATGACATCGGTGCCGATTTCGGGCGTGCGCGTCCGGCAACGGGTTTCTCCACCGATTTGAAAACCCTGGTCACGCTGGGGCAGGCGCCGATCGAGCTACCGTCTGGCGGTATCTGGATGCCTGACAGCACCGACGCCGCACTCTGGCAGACCGTCTGCCAACTGCGCAGCGAAGGTCAGCGCGTGGTTCAGGCATTGCCTGGCCAATCGGTCGCGGCAGCGAAAGAAGCCGATTGCGATCGGCAATTGATTCAGCACGGCGAGCATTGGCAGGTACTGCCGCTGGCCTCTTGA
- the hflK gene encoding FtsH protease activity modulator HflK yields the protein MAWNEPGGNSNNQDPWGGKRKGGDRKGPPDLDEAFRKLQESLNGLFGGGKKRSSDGGGSGGGSGKGGGFGLLGIGLVVLLAIWLYNAIYVVDEQEQAVVLRFGKYYETVGSGLNIYFPPFDRKYLENVTRERAYSKQGQMLTEDENIVEVPLTVQYKITNLQDFVLNVDQPEVSLQHATESALRHVVGSTAMDQVLTEGRELMASEIKDRLQRFLDTYRTGITVTQVNVQSAAAPREVQEAFDDVIRAREDEQRSRNQAETYANGVIPEARGQAQRIVEDANGYRDEVVSRAKGEADRFTKLVAEYRKAPEVTRERLYLDTMQEVFSNTSKVLVTGDKGQNNLLYLPLDKMIESSRNGSTSSSSGASATAVDPGSRAADLQQQRDTRTRETR from the coding sequence ATGGCTTGGAATGAGCCGGGTGGCAACTCGAATAATCAGGATCCTTGGGGTGGTAAGCGCAAGGGCGGCGACCGCAAGGGGCCACCAGATCTCGACGAGGCCTTCCGAAAGCTGCAGGAAAGCCTGAATGGGTTGTTCGGTGGTGGTAAGAAACGCAGTAGTGACGGCGGCGGCAGTGGCGGTGGTTCGGGCAAAGGCGGTGGTTTTGGCCTGCTCGGCATCGGCCTCGTCGTGCTGCTCGCGATTTGGCTGTACAACGCGATTTATGTGGTGGACGAGCAAGAGCAGGCGGTCGTTCTGCGTTTCGGCAAATACTACGAAACCGTCGGTTCGGGTTTGAACATCTATTTCCCGCCGTTCGATCGCAAGTACCTCGAAAACGTGACCCGCGAGCGTGCGTACAGCAAGCAGGGCCAGATGCTCACCGAAGACGAGAACATCGTCGAAGTGCCGCTGACCGTGCAGTACAAGATCACCAACCTGCAGGATTTCGTGCTGAACGTCGATCAGCCTGAAGTCAGCCTGCAACACGCTACCGAAAGTGCTCTGCGTCATGTGGTCGGTTCGACTGCCATGGACCAGGTGCTGACCGAAGGCCGTGAGCTGATGGCCAGCGAGATCAAGGACCGCCTTCAGCGTTTCCTCGACACCTATCGCACCGGTATTACCGTGACCCAGGTGAACGTGCAGAGCGCAGCCGCGCCCCGTGAAGTTCAGGAAGCCTTTGATGACGTGATTCGTGCCCGTGAAGACGAGCAGCGTTCGCGTAACCAGGCCGAAACCTACGCCAACGGTGTGATTCCCGAAGCCCGTGGTCAGGCCCAGCGCATCGTCGAAGACGCCAATGGTTACCGCGACGAAGTCGTCTCGCGTGCCAAGGGTGAGGCTGACCGCTTCACCAAATTGGTCGCCGAGTACCGCAAGGCGCCGGAAGTCACTCGCGAACGCCTGTACCTGGACACCATGCAAGAAGTCTTCAGCAACACCAGCAAGGTGCTCGTGACCGGCGACAAGGGTCAGAACAACCTGCTTTACCTGCCATTGGACAAAATGATCGAAAGCAGTCGTAACGGTTCGACATCGTCGTCGAGCGGGGCTTCGGCCACTGCTGTGGACCCGGGCTCTCGGGCTGCGGATCTGCAACAGCAACGCGACACGCGCACTAGGGAGACTCGCTGA
- a CDS encoding adenylosuccinate synthase, whose translation MGKNVVVLGTQWGDEGKGKIVDLLTEHATAVVRYQGGHNAGHTLVIDGEKTVLHLIPSGVLREGVQCLIGNGVVVAPDALMREITKLEEKGIPVRERLRISPSCPLILSYHVALDQAREKARGEHKIGTTGRGIGPAYEDKVARRGLRIGDLFHRERFAAKLGELLDYHNFVLVNYYKEPAIDFQKTLDECMEYAEQLKPMMLDVTAALHEMRRAGKDIMFEGAQGSLLDIDHGTYPYVTSSNTTAGGIATGSGVGPMFIDYILGITKAYTTRVGSGPFPTELFDDVGAFLAKRGHEFGATTGRARRCGWFDAVILRRAIDVNSISGICLTKLDVLDGLETINICVGYKNENGAVIEAPTDADSYIGLEPVYEQVPGWSESTLGAKTLEELPANARAYIKRLEELVGAPIDIISTGPDRNETIVLRHPFG comes from the coding sequence ATGGGTAAGAATGTCGTAGTCCTGGGCACCCAATGGGGTGATGAGGGCAAAGGCAAGATCGTTGATCTGCTGACCGAACATGCTACCGCGGTAGTTCGCTATCAAGGCGGCCACAACGCCGGTCACACCCTGGTGATCGATGGCGAGAAAACCGTTCTGCACCTGATTCCGTCCGGTGTACTGCGCGAAGGCGTGCAGTGCCTGATCGGTAACGGTGTGGTCGTGGCACCTGACGCGCTCATGCGTGAAATCACCAAGCTGGAAGAGAAGGGCATTCCGGTGCGCGAGCGTTTGCGCATCAGCCCGTCCTGCCCGCTGATCCTGTCCTACCACGTTGCGCTGGATCAGGCCCGCGAGAAAGCCCGCGGCGAGCACAAGATCGGCACCACCGGTCGTGGCATCGGCCCGGCTTACGAAGACAAGGTGGCCCGTCGCGGCCTGCGCATCGGCGACCTGTTCCACCGCGAGCGCTTCGCCGCCAAGCTGGGCGAGTTGCTGGATTACCACAACTTCGTGCTGGTCAATTACTACAAAGAGCCAGCCATCGACTTCCAGAAGACACTCGACGAGTGCATGGAATACGCCGAACAGCTCAAACCAATGATGCTGGACGTCACCGCCGCGCTGCATGAAATGCGTCGCGCTGGCAAAGACATCATGTTCGAAGGCGCTCAAGGTTCGTTGCTGGACATCGACCACGGTACCTACCCGTACGTGACCAGCTCGAACACCACTGCTGGCGGTATTGCCACTGGTTCGGGTGTCGGTCCGATGTTCATCGACTACATCTTGGGCATCACCAAGGCGTACACCACGCGTGTGGGTTCCGGTCCGTTCCCGACCGAACTCTTCGACGACGTCGGTGCTTTTCTGGCCAAGCGCGGTCATGAGTTCGGCGCGACTACCGGCCGTGCCCGTCGTTGCGGCTGGTTCGACGCCGTCATCCTGCGTCGCGCCATTGACGTCAACAGCATCTCGGGCATCTGCCTGACCAAGCTGGACGTCCTGGACGGTCTTGAAACCATCAACATTTGCGTGGGTTACAAGAACGAAAATGGCGCCGTCATCGAAGCGCCGACCGACGCCGACAGCTACATCGGTTTGGAGCCGGTGTACGAGCAGGTGCCTGGCTGGTCGGAATCGACCCTGGGCGCGAAGACGCTGGAAGAGCTGCCTGCC